The proteins below come from a single Parageobacillus toebii NBRC 107807 genomic window:
- a CDS encoding ABC transporter ATP-binding protein yields the protein MLKLKQITKVFNEGTIDEKVALQPINLTLAPGDFVTIIGSNGAGKSTMMNIISGRLFPDTGSVWINGKDVTALREHERARYIGRVFQDPLAGTAPNMTIEENLALAYNRTKRRTLKFGVTKKRRDFFRETLETLHLGLENRLTAKVGLLSGGERQALSLLMATFTKPDLLLLDEHTAALDPARAELITELTKEIVEKYKLTTLMVTHNMEQALRLGNRLIMMDRGQIIFEASGKEKQSLTVERLLQEFQRIRGSQFASDRAVLG from the coding sequence TTGCTGAAGCTCAAACAGATTACAAAAGTATTTAACGAGGGAACGATTGATGAAAAAGTAGCGTTGCAGCCGATTAACTTAACATTAGCTCCCGGTGATTTCGTCACGATCATCGGAAGCAATGGCGCGGGAAAATCGACGATGATGAACATTATTTCTGGCCGGCTCTTCCCCGACACTGGTTCTGTCTGGATTAATGGAAAAGATGTAACGGCACTGAGGGAACATGAACGCGCCCGCTATATCGGCCGCGTGTTTCAAGACCCGCTCGCCGGTACGGCGCCGAATATGACGATTGAAGAAAATTTGGCGCTTGCCTATAATCGCACGAAGCGGCGAACGCTCAAATTCGGGGTGACGAAAAAACGGCGCGATTTTTTCCGTGAGACGCTCGAGACGCTTCATCTTGGCTTGGAAAACCGCTTAACCGCGAAAGTCGGGCTATTGTCTGGAGGAGAACGCCAAGCGTTGTCGCTTTTAATGGCCACATTTACGAAACCGGATTTGCTCCTTTTGGATGAGCATACGGCGGCGCTTGATCCAGCGCGTGCAGAGTTAATTACGGAGCTGACGAAAGAAATCGTAGAAAAATATAAACTGACGACATTAATGGTTACGCACAATATGGAACAAGCGCTTCGCTTGGGCAACCGTCTGATTATGATGGACCGGGGGCAAATTATTTTCGAAGCGAGCGGCAAAGAAAAGCAATCATTGACGGTTGAACGTCTATTACAAGAATTTCAGCGCATCCGCGGAAGCCAATTCGCTAGCGACCGCGCCGTGCTAGGATAA
- the dat gene encoding D-amino-acid transaminase — protein MTLKLYVLTEKQFLPRHEVTYPMEERGLQFGDGVYEVARIYQGTYFLLEEHIDRLYRSAAAIRLSVPFDKDVLMEKLELLREMNNVKEDAILYLQVTRGSFPRNHAFPAENRPNLYAYIREMPRKIREIENGVRTILTRDVRWEYCYIKSLNLLPNVLAKQEATERGAFEAIFYRDGDITEGSSSNIFLVKDGKVYTHPATERILNGIIRMKVKEFCDLFHIPFVEEAFSIEDIAQADEMFLTSTTSSIIPIIQVEEQLIADGKPGEVTRKLQAAYEKAAGLAVKNAK, from the coding sequence ATGACATTAAAGCTGTACGTACTAACGGAAAAACAATTTCTTCCCCGTCATGAAGTAACCTATCCAATGGAAGAACGGGGGCTGCAGTTTGGCGATGGGGTTTATGAAGTCGCGCGCATCTATCAAGGAACGTATTTTTTGCTTGAGGAGCATATCGACCGCCTATACCGTTCTGCGGCGGCGATTCGCCTTTCTGTTCCTTTTGACAAAGATGTGCTGATGGAAAAGCTGGAACTGCTGCGGGAAATGAACAATGTGAAAGAAGACGCGATTCTCTATCTTCAGGTGACAAGAGGGAGCTTCCCACGCAACCACGCGTTTCCGGCCGAGAATCGTCCGAATTTGTACGCCTATATTCGGGAAATGCCAAGAAAAATACGAGAAATCGAAAATGGAGTGCGTACGATTTTAACAAGAGATGTCCGCTGGGAATATTGCTATATTAAGAGTTTAAATCTTCTACCGAACGTGCTGGCAAAACAAGAAGCAACGGAACGCGGGGCGTTTGAGGCAATCTTTTACCGAGACGGAGATATTACCGAAGGCAGCTCCTCAAACATTTTCCTTGTCAAAGACGGAAAAGTTTACACCCACCCAGCGACAGAGCGCATTTTAAACGGCATTATCCGCATGAAAGTGAAAGAATTTTGCGATTTATTTCACATTCCATTCGTCGAAGAAGCGTTTTCCATCGAAGATATTGCCCAAGCGGATGAAATGTTTTTAACAAGCACCACATCAAGCATTATTCCAATCATCCAAGTCGAAGAGCAACTCATTGCCGACGGGAAGCCAGGAGAGGTTACAAGAAAACTTCAAGCGGCATATGAAAAAGCGGCGGGGCTTGCTGTCAAAAACGCAAAATAA
- a CDS encoding AzlC family ABC transporter permease, with protein sequence METTLAAGKSSPFRQGVQAGVTIAIGYMPIALMFGFLAKTTGLTAAETVLMSVIVFAGASQYIALNLLSIGTGMFEIVLTTFILNIRHFLMSASLNEKAEPDVLWKKALYAFGITDETFSVAAMKEGTVTASYMFGLILMSYGSWVVNSGIGYLVGDSLPQSLQKSMSVALYAMFIGLLVPALKKQRKIILLAGMAAVINSLCMLLLHISKGWSIVIATLAAAIAVQCFAKESEAEQDE encoded by the coding sequence GTGGAAACGACATTGGCAGCGGGAAAATCATCGCCGTTTCGCCAAGGCGTGCAAGCAGGGGTGACGATTGCGATTGGCTATATGCCGATTGCGCTGATGTTTGGGTTTCTCGCGAAAACAACGGGATTAACGGCGGCAGAAACGGTGCTAATGAGCGTTATTGTGTTTGCTGGAGCTTCCCAGTACATTGCGTTAAACTTGCTTTCCATTGGCACGGGAATGTTTGAAATTGTGTTGACAACGTTTATTTTAAACATTCGCCATTTTCTTATGTCGGCTTCGTTAAATGAAAAAGCGGAACCGGACGTTCTTTGGAAAAAGGCGCTCTATGCATTTGGCATTACGGACGAAACGTTTTCCGTGGCGGCGATGAAAGAAGGGACCGTGACCGCCTCTTATATGTTTGGACTTATTTTGATGTCATACGGCAGCTGGGTGGTGAATTCGGGCATCGGTTATCTTGTCGGCGACAGCTTGCCGCAAAGCTTGCAAAAAAGCATGTCGGTCGCGCTATATGCGATGTTTATCGGTTTGCTCGTTCCAGCGTTGAAAAAGCAGCGAAAAATCATTTTGCTTGCGGGAATGGCCGCAGTCATCAATTCGCTATGCATGCTTCTCTTGCATATTTCCAAAGGGTGGTCAATTGTGATTGCGACATTAGCGGCAGCAATTGCCGTGCAATGTTTCGCGAAAGAAAGTGAGGCGGAACAAGATGAATAG
- a CDS encoding AzlD domain-containing protein, with translation MNSAIVWMIIGMGLVTYIPRMLPLVVFQRVKLPLFWQGVLKNVPYATLGALIVPGIFFIHEDIWFGILGFISAFVAAWLGANVIIVVLVSVAVLSVYALLA, from the coding sequence ATGAATAGCGCGATCGTTTGGATGATTATCGGTATGGGGCTTGTGACATATATTCCGCGTATGCTTCCGCTTGTCGTGTTTCAGCGCGTCAAGCTGCCGCTGTTTTGGCAAGGTGTCTTGAAAAACGTTCCGTATGCGACGTTAGGTGCGCTTATCGTTCCAGGAATCTTTTTCATCCATGAAGATATTTGGTTTGGCATTCTTGGCTTTATAAGCGCATTTGTGGCGGCATGGCTCGGCGCGAACGTTATCATTGTCGTTCTCGTATCTGTGGCGGTGTTGAGCGTTTATGCGCTGCTTGCATAA
- a CDS encoding SCO family protein, whose product MKKLYLSLTILFILCVGAGAFYFTVYRQAKMELPSDVVMETAWGDEYRFSDMKPKVRLLEFMYTNCPDVCPNTTFQMTKLRAKLEKEHVFGKNVEFITITIDPKRDTPEKLQAYAKSYGVTNGNEGWLFLRGNEADTKKVADAFDFQYRDPGNGMLVHTTLTYLLDENGRVIEQFGMGKERFNVQEVYETIMDEIK is encoded by the coding sequence GTGAAAAAATTGTATTTATCGCTAACCATCTTGTTTATTCTTTGTGTTGGTGCCGGAGCATTTTATTTCACCGTATATCGGCAGGCAAAGATGGAACTGCCTAGCGATGTTGTAATGGAAACAGCATGGGGGGATGAATATCGTTTTAGTGATATGAAACCGAAAGTTCGCTTGCTTGAATTTATGTATACAAATTGCCCGGACGTTTGTCCAAATACGACATTTCAAATGACAAAATTACGCGCAAAACTAGAAAAAGAGCACGTGTTTGGGAAAAATGTCGAGTTTATTACGATTACCATCGATCCGAAGCGGGATACTCCGGAAAAGCTGCAAGCATATGCGAAATCGTACGGAGTCACCAACGGCAATGAAGGCTGGCTGTTTTTGCGGGGAAATGAAGCAGATACAAAAAAAGTCGCCGACGCTTTTGATTTCCAATATCGCGACCCTGGAAACGGCATGCTTGTCCATACGACGTTAACCTACTTATTAGATGAAAACGGGCGCGTTATTGAACAATTTGGCATGGGAAAAGAACGATTTAACGTACAGGAAGTTTATGAGACGATTATGGACGAAATAAAATAA
- the aceA gene encoding isocitrate lyase, which produces MASFEERVKQLEESWKNEERWKGIVRPYSAEDVIKLRGSIDIEYTLARRGAEKLWKLLNTEDYINALGALTGNQAVQQVKAGLKAIYLSGWQVAADANLAGQMYPDQSLYPSNSVPHVVKRINQALQRADQIQYLEQSGDIDYFVPIVADAEAGFGGQLNVFELMKAMIEAGAAGVHFEDQLSSEKKCGHLGGKVLLPTQTAVRNLIAARLAADVMGVPTVLIARTDANAADLITSDIDPRDQEFITGERTPEGFYRTRAGLDQAIARGLAYAPYADLIWCKTSEPNLEEARRFAEAIHEKFPGKMLAYNCSPSFNWKKKLDDETIANFQKELAKMGYKFQFVTLAGFHTLNYSMFELARGYKERGMAAYAELQQAEFAAEKYGYTATRHQREVGTGYFDEVAQVISGGQASTVALKGSTEEEQFTTA; this is translated from the coding sequence ATGGCTAGTTTTGAAGAACGTGTAAAACAATTGGAAGAAAGTTGGAAAAATGAAGAGCGTTGGAAAGGGATTGTTCGTCCTTATAGCGCAGAAGATGTCATTAAATTGCGCGGCTCGATTGATATTGAATATACATTAGCTCGTCGCGGAGCAGAGAAACTTTGGAAATTGTTAAATACGGAAGATTACATCAATGCTCTTGGGGCGTTAACTGGAAACCAAGCAGTTCAGCAAGTGAAAGCCGGTTTAAAAGCAATTTATTTAAGCGGATGGCAAGTAGCGGCAGATGCAAACCTTGCAGGGCAAATGTATCCAGACCAAAGCTTATATCCGTCCAATAGCGTACCTCATGTGGTGAAACGGATTAATCAAGCATTGCAACGTGCCGATCAAATTCAATATTTGGAACAAAGCGGAGATATCGATTATTTCGTACCGATTGTTGCTGACGCAGAAGCAGGTTTTGGTGGTCAATTAAATGTGTTTGAATTGATGAAAGCGATGATTGAAGCAGGTGCAGCAGGTGTTCACTTCGAAGACCAGCTTTCTTCGGAGAAAAAATGCGGTCACTTAGGCGGAAAAGTGTTGCTTCCAACGCAAACAGCGGTACGTAACCTAATTGCGGCACGTCTTGCAGCAGATGTCATGGGTGTACCGACTGTGTTGATTGCACGTACAGATGCGAATGCGGCGGATTTAATTACGAGCGATATCGACCCTCGTGACCAAGAATTTATTACTGGTGAACGGACACCGGAAGGATTTTACCGCACGAGAGCAGGGCTTGACCAAGCGATTGCTCGCGGCTTAGCGTATGCGCCGTATGCGGATTTAATCTGGTGCAAAACAAGCGAGCCAAACTTAGAAGAGGCGCGTCGTTTCGCAGAAGCGATTCATGAAAAATTCCCAGGCAAAATGCTCGCTTACAACTGCTCGCCATCATTTAACTGGAAGAAAAAATTGGATGACGAAACGATTGCAAACTTCCAAAAAGAACTCGCAAAAATGGGCTACAAATTCCAATTCGTTACACTCGCTGGTTTCCATACATTAAACTACAGCATGTTCGAATTGGCACGCGGATACAAAGAGCGCGGCATGGCGGCATATGCAGAATTGCAACAAGCAGAATTTGCCGCAGAAAAATATGGCTACACGGCAACAAGACATCAACGCGAAGTTGGCACTGGTTACTTCGATGAAGTAGCGCAAGTGATTTCCGGCGGTCAAGCATCAACGGTCGCGTTGAAAGGTTCGACAGAAGAAGAACAATTTACGACAGCATAA